The genomic window TGCATTCACAAGAATGATTTTTGATCttctatatttgaaaaatagaggaaagatattaaaaaaggaaaaaaaaaaatgaaaatttacgAGTGACTGAGAATCtggatgaagaaacagagctttCTTCCACTTTGGGATCACCAAGAAATCCGTTTTTTGTTCAGCaaatgagttttttctttattctgaAAACCGTAAAAAGCTAGTACTTTATTTCTCCTTCTACAGACATGGATCGTGTACGGTACGGACCGTGAAGATCGGTCGTTGTGAATGATGCCGTTACATATAAACCGGGAAGTTTTTGTCGGTGGTTCAAGTGTTTACCGGGAGTCGCCAGTCACATTGTACTCGTTTACTTTAGGTCAGAGTAATGATGACCGTATTGTCACTTTCACTTTAGTCCTTCAGATCTTATTTGCCTTCCCCACTTGTAAACACTAAACAGTAACTATGATCTTGCTTCTACACAACAAAATGTGAAAGGCAGAAGCAACATTTTTTTGCAATGGCTATATATGATGTTGTGCAGTagtaaattagtaataaaaCTGGATAGAGAAGCAGAactcttgattttattttgagatggttgttattttatatgtgAACAAGCTGTTGTCgtttatttaaaatgaaattattgaGTTTACGATTGTGGACAAGGGAACAGAGAGTGTGTGGCCAAGCTAAGGATGGTAGATCACAAGAGATAATATTAAACTTTATTATAAGATACAGCTAGAAAATAATCAAAGCAAAAGTTTTGCTAGTTTGATATcttataaacatataatatgAAACGACAAGAAGCACTTAATGTGATTTTGGAACCTGTAGTATGTAGATGCATACGATTTAAGAAATATCAATGCAGGTGGCAGCAAGCAATAAGTACACCCGCCAGTTTTACCGTTCACTATTCAAAAACAGCCAACAAACATTCAAGTAAACCGAGACTCACTTTTTCAGTTGAGCCAATTTGGTCAAATCATGCAAGTGTGGTATGGATATCAAATCTCGGTTTCGGTTTAGATTTTCCGGTTCTACAATCGTTTTTCGTTGTTTGTTCGGTTTGGACATCCCAAtgtataaaagaagaaaaggatttTAGAATCATACTCTTGGGAGATATTGAAACAGAGTAAGAATCCAAACAACCAAAATGAGATGAAAAGATTTAGGGATCCAACACAGAACCTAGGGTTACCTAGAAGATTCACAAGGCAACAATGAAGGCTAATGAAAATATCAGACAAGTAATAATCTTCAAAGTGACAGTACCTATTCCTAAATCTATTCATCAGAACCTGCAGCGACATGAAGTATACTGTTACTCTAAAACTTCATCTACCTACTTGAGTGTAATTATGTTTGCACCTCCCTCTCCCTCGACATATCCAAGTACTTCATCAAAACCTCCTCCCCGAAAACCGATATCAAACACTCTCATGTTCTTTCACTTGGTATTAGTACAGTGGCTTGCAATTCGGCACACGCAGCCACTAACATAATGGTTATAAACTGGGAAGCACACTCAAGCAATCATTCTATCCCCCCAATATgtttggaaacaaaacaaacaggAATCTAGTGTTCATTACCTAACTCCATGACTGTATATAGTGCTAGAACCTAGAATCTTAAGCTATGGTAATGAACCGTCTCGACATTTTTATatctagaaaacaaaagagagaaacttttCCCAACCAGAACTATACTTATAACTTCTGACTATTACTAATGTGAAGTTGGGACTGTACCACACAGAGTCATAAGATAACGAACAGAAACAAACCAGACCCCTCTAAGCAAATGAATCATACAATGTCAGCAAAAGCAATAAACTTTTCATCACTTTCTccaagaatattaaaaaagtaaccaaATATGAGAAGTTATAAGCAAAGGATTGGAGGCAAGAGAGCTTTGAAACATGATCAAAAATTAAGGTGAGTTACATAAAACCATCGTCAAGAGTTAAAGATCGCTTATTTCATGAACATATTTATCGACACTAACGAAGAGGAGAGGAGGAACAAAACGAAACCCTAGGTCACTAGTATTCgtgatcatcatcataaatGGGAAAATCTCCTCAAATCCCcggaaaaacaaacaaaacacatacatACCAGATCAACCATTGAATCATATCTCCCAAGTTTTGGGATTAACCAGATGAATCTCCGGCAGATGCAAGCTTCTCCATCTCGAGGCGCTCAAGAGCTTTCTGGTGAGCCCAGGTCTCGATTGAAAGATCAGGTTTGGCATTGAGACCCACTCCGAGGATTACAATCGTGAGGAAGCTTGTGATGTAACATGGAAGCTCCCAATCTTCCCACTTGCGCGACTGTCCTGGAGGCGGCGGAGTCCGGTTCATGAAATATCCTTTGGGTCGTTCTTCGTGACCCGGTGTCGCCCACCGGCTTGGACCAGTAGATGTGGATCCAGATCGGAAGTGGATCCGGTTTCGGAGCGTCTTCGCTGCGACAATCAATGGCTTCGTCGACGCCATTTTTGTGATTCCGATTTCACTCTCAGTGATATATTGATGATTAGACGTAAATAAACTCTAGTGTGAGAAAACCTACAATTACTTGTTGAAAACGGTGTCGTTGGAGAACTCGTGCTCACACAATTCACAACGTAGTCAttttggagaaaacaaaaaccaaatttccAATTCTCTCACAAAGAAATATAAGAATCCAAAATCTCTTTACTAAGCAAAAGCAATGTTGTTTTCACCAACCATAACGTAATCAGACTCAAACAATTTCGTGTAAAGACCAGAAGTGAAACCAACAAACGAGACATTATTCACAGTGGAAGGTCTAAATTCGAGAGGAACATTCCAAGCAGCattcacatcatcatcatctgacCATTTCAGGTCAACATTCTCAACGCGAAACCCGTTCACATGCTCCATAATGATTCCAGACGTGGCTCTATGGTTCACTAGACCTTGACATCCAGGTCTATAGTCCACAAGCCCTGCACTGTAATTACTCCATCTTCTGAAAGTAAGGTTCATGTTCTTGAACTTTATATCTGAGAGTAGTCCGTTTGGTGAACCTGATAAAAAGACTCCGTTTTCGGAATCGATTGTTATGTTTACGAATAGGAGATTCGAGATTGAGCCTTCCTTTGCAGATGAGTCACGAGGGCAAGTTGTTATATAGATTGGTTCTGCTCTTCCCCACCAAGAAGGATCGTAGTATCTTGTACTaatgtttatgtttgaaaATGTAACGTCACTCACATTTCCTGCACATATTCGGGTTACATTACATAAGTTTCTGTGTTGTATGCagccaaagaaaagaagaaacttgtttACCTCCATCGCGTATTTGCATGCCAAGTCCTCTGTGAGATTCAAAAATAGTGATGTTATCAAAGACAAGACCTTTGAAATCAAACCAGCTCGCACTACCGAGTTTAATGGCTGAGGATTTGGTCCGGATCCAACAGTCTGTAGCGGTTAAGTTGTAAAGTGGACCAGTGTAAGTCTTGGGACAGATTGCATCATCTCCAGTATCGATATGACACCGAGTTATAACAGTGTTGTTGGAATCTTCAATGTCGATTCCATCGTTATTTGGAGTATTGAAGTCCCCAAGGATCGATACATCATGGACTGATGTGTTCTCACATCTCACAATGTGCAAACTGCAATGAGAGTGTGTATATAATCAAATCAGAGATTACTTAGCACAGAAGCCTAAATTCTCAGCTAGAGTTACTTTATCTTCGATCTAAGATAGTGAAACAAAGTCAAATTTGTTCATAGAGTTCTTTGTGAAAAGCAGAAGTTTCAAAACTAACCACCAATACGCAGGCTCTCGTAGTGTGATGTTCCAGATCTCAACGTTTATAGAATCAACGAATCCAACAAGCCTGGGTCTACACTCATCACCCAAGCAAGCTCCGGTTTGGTTCCAGCTCACCATCACGTTCTTCTTCTCGTCGAATCTGACCACGAACTTCGATCCTTGGCCATCAATCGCTCCTCCGCCAGTGATTCCAACATCCGTAGCGTTATTCGCCACCACCACGTACCAATCCGACGAAGTCTCCGCCGGATAATAATCCTCGATTCTCGGTCCACCGAGAAGCACGGCGTTCTCCGTCACATCGAGAATGACGCCAGATCGGAGATGGAGCTTAGCGGTCAAATAGTTGCCGGAAGGGAAAACGACGCGGCAgatggaagaaaaagatgtgTAGTGACGATTGCAGGCGTCAATGGTTGACTGAATCGCAGAAGTATCGTAGTTGATACCATCGCCGGTAGCACCGAAATCGGTAACGGAGAGGGTCAGAGAATCGCCGGGAAGttgaatttttgaatatgACGTGTCTGAACGTGATTGGACCAGAGAAAAGAATAATAGTAACAATAATATGCTTcccatcatttttttttaaaggtcTTAATAATAATCTTATCCTATGTCTATGTGTGTAGACTTTATTGGAATTGATAAACAACTGAAACTAGAATTCCAGATCTCTTCTATGAGGATCGTAGTGTCTTTACCGAATCCTGGATAGTTTGATGCAGAATAATAAGCTATGAGAGAgtttgtaaaaacaaaaacaattaattaggCACAATAATAGTGAAATAATActacaaaaacatcaaaaatttAAGTAAACATATATGAGCAAATTGATTAAGCAAATTGATTAAgcaaaagaattaaaaagtgAAACTTTCTCTCGTGTAGATTTCGTCTAAGGCGGTTAATTTGTTGAATCTTAGGCTGAGGAAGAGATCGATACCATCTAGTGGCGGGATTGATGATACACATCAATCTTTCTATACGGTAGACGCAAACAAGGCCATCACAGCTTCCGGTAACGTGCTTTGCACTCATATTTATGATTGCATCTCTGTTCTTATCGAATGAGtcaatttagggttttttgtTACCTAACCTAAACCATAATTCAAGAGGTGCATTTTCACTTGGTCCAGCTCAAACAATCTAAACATATAgttgcattttgtttttgcttcttctttttcgtgCAACTCCAATATCCAAAGGATGCccctgcttcttctttctgtttttgtttatcgATACTGATTTATTTCCCtaaatagaatttttttatctctatttattattagtaagatatatataacgAGATCAAAATGATCATATCCTACTAAATTCTACATTGTCGAAATCTGGTACAAGAATAAGAAACAATCATACCAGTGTTGTCTCTCTGAATCAAATGACTGATACCTTCTTAACAGATATCtatatttatgattatatttatatagagagaaacGAGCTTATACGATGTATATACACATTCATGATCTCTACCGTTTTCCCAACTTACAGCTCCATTTTGACCTGATTTGGGTGCAAATTAGCAGAAGCCACCATTACATTTTCAGAAACTGCCATCAAATTGCTGTTATCATTGCCATGAGCTTGatcctcttctcttccccATACCGGCTGGTTCAAGCCGTCAAAAGGCCATTGTTGTGTTGGTGGTTGTTGCAGTTGCCGGTGATGAAAGGACTGTTCGGTCTCAATGGCTTGCTGAGGCCAAGCAAGCTGCATTGGTGCGGCATTGAAGCTCCCATCCATTAAAGAACCGTTctgtcaaagaaaaaaacacagagcCAAAACCGGAAAAGATATCAGCAAAGGGATCATTCATAGAGATCTTGATCTAGTCAAAGAAGTCAACTGTTGTTGCTGTGTTATTATTATCCTAAAAGAACAAGGTTTGATGAGAGGGTCCCTGGCTATTTAATGGTGGTACAAGCtgtaagaagaaagagagagggagcATTTATTTAGTTTGGTCCAAAACTTTTGATGAGAATCCACAGGTGATCATGAAATTAGATAGGTCACTTTGAAATAACAAGATTTTGGAAGAGACCCACAGAAATTATTGAGGGAtgaattaactttttttttaaaaggttcaTCAAGTAACACATCCGACATAAGTCACAGAAGACACAGAAAGGTTTTACAGAACAAAGGTGGTCCGAGTTTTGACCCACTACTGTTATTTGCATtgggtgtgtgtgtgtgttgtgtatttatttttccctGAGTTTCCTTCATGAGAGTAGACGTTGTGATCTTCCTATGCCTTACACTAAAATGGtctaaattaatgtttgtatCAATAAATACCCCAAAAGTTTCTCCTTTTGTGATAGAAACTAGAAGCTACTCAAAGAGGTATGGTTAACTTAAATGAGAAACACATGAAATGGTTAAATTTTTCCTAGAGAAGACTAAtcagaatgaccaaattattgtttgagattttgatactTACTTCTGAAGCCAATATGGTGTCGAGATTGAAGTCGATTCTGGGGTTTACCGCAGCAAGTCTCATTGATAGCATCTGTGGAAACACAAGTCACAGTTTCATGAGATTGCGGCACATAATTctattcattttcaaattgttttgaGTTGACCCTTTTATTGTGCCCAGGGCTATTGTAAAATATAGgtataaagaacaaaaattggaCCACGGAAAGTCTCACCTCCACTTGACGTTGTAATGACTGGACATGGTTAATGATTTCATCCAGCACCAGCGCGGTACCTTGAATCTGCAGGTCAAAGACTTTCTGATAAGCTCGGATTCATATTAGGTAGATCTGCTTTCACATACCAAAAATTCTTTCTAGACAGCTAACTATTGTTAAGATGATCCAATATTTCAACGAGAAAATACCAAGATTCCAAAATACACAGTGAAAAAAGCAGCAAGAGAATGACGTGCTAATCTAAAGCTATTATAATAAATGGTATCTACTACAATCACAAGTAATCAGTATACCCTAGGGGGGCTAAAGGAACAATCAATCAAGTCCTCACAGCTCACCTATAGaatccaaattttaaacaaacacTGATGTTCCATATCATCATCTCTATCACACCAATAATTGCTGCTAACTTCTAACATCAGGGATGATTAATT from Arabidopsis thaliana chromosome 3, partial sequence includes these protein-coding regions:
- a CDS encoding Pectin lyase-like superfamily protein (Pectin lyase-like superfamily protein; FUNCTIONS IN: polygalacturonase activity; INVOLVED IN: carbohydrate metabolic process; LOCATED IN: plasma membrane; EXPRESSED IN: 23 plant structures; EXPRESSED DURING: 14 growth stages; CONTAINS InterPro DOMAIN/s: Pectin lyase fold/virulence factor (InterPro:IPR011050), Pectin lyase fold (InterPro:IPR012334), Glycoside hydrolase, family 28 (InterPro:IPR000743); BEST Arabidopsis thaliana protein match is: Pectin lyase-like superfamily protein (TAIR:AT3G42950.1); Has 3246 Blast hits to 3240 proteins in 468 species: Archae - 6; Bacteria - 1493; Metazoa - 3; Fungi - 347; Plants - 1297; Viruses - 2; Other Eukaryotes - 98 (source: NCBI BLink).), translated to MMGSILLLLLFFSLVQSRSDTSYSKIQLPGDSLTLSVTDFGATGDGINYDTSAIQSTIDACNRHYTSFSSICRVVFPSGNYLTAKLHLRSGVILDVTENAVLLGGPRIEDYYPAETSSDWYVVVANNATDVGITGGGAIDGQGSKFVVRFDEKKNVMVSWNQTGACLGDECRPRLVGFVDSINVEIWNITLREPAYWCLHIVRCENTSVHDVSILGDFNTPNNDGIDIEDSNNTVITRCHIDTGDDAICPKTYTGPLYNLTATDCWIRTKSSAIKLGSASWFDFKGLVFDNITIFESHRGLGMQIRDGGNVSDVTFSNINISTRYYDPSWWGRAEPIYITTCPRDSSAKEGSISNLLFVNITIDSENGVFLSGSPNGLLSDIKFKNMNLTFRRWSNYSAGLVDYRPGCQGLVNHRATSGIIMEHVNGFRVENVDLKWSDDDDVNAAWNVPLEFRPSTVNNVSFVGFTSGLYTKLFESDYVMVGENNIAFA
- a CDS encoding ESSS subunit of NADH:ubiquinone oxidoreductase (complex I) protein (unknown protein; BEST Arabidopsis thaliana protein match is: unknown protein (TAIR:AT2G42310.1); Has 121 Blast hits to 121 proteins in 51 species: Archae - 0; Bacteria - 0; Metazoa - 4; Fungi - 48; Plants - 67; Viruses - 0; Other Eukaryotes - 2 (source: NCBI BLink).), with amino-acid sequence MASTKPLIVAAKTLRNRIHFRSGSTSTGPSRWATPGHEERPKGYFMNRTPPPPGQSRKWEDWELPCYITSFLTIVILGVGLNAKPDLSIETWAHQKALERLEMEKLASAGDSSG